In Mercurialis annua linkage group LG5, ddMerAnnu1.2, whole genome shotgun sequence, a single genomic region encodes these proteins:
- the LOC126680767 gene encoding phenylcoumaran benzylic ether reductase Pyrc5-like isoform X1, translating to MAVASKILVIGGTGYIGKFIVEASAKAGHPTYVLVRDSTLSSPNPAKSKIINNFKSLGVNFISGDLYDHGSLVQAIKQVDVVISTVGHALLADQDKIISAIKEAGNVKVCRFLPSEFGNDVDRVHAVEPVKSAYAIKANIRRATEAAGIPYIFVSSNFFAGYFLPTLNQPGATVAPRDKLVILGDGTPKAVYNKEDDIGTYTIKAVDDPRTLNKILYIRPQNNIYSFNDLASLWEKKIGKTLEKVYILEEQLLKDIQEAVPPRNVVLSICHSVFVKGDHTNFQIEPSFGVEASELYPDVKYTTVDEYLNQFV from the exons ATGGCCGTAGCAAGCAAGATTCTGGTGATCGGCGGTACTGGATATATCGGCAAGTTCATCGTCGAAGCCAGCGCAAAAGCCGGCCACCCTACGTATGTTCTCGTGAGAGACTCCACTCTCTCTAGCCCCAACCCTGCCAAATccaaaattatcaataatttcaaGAGCCTTGGCGTTAATTTTATAAGT GGAGATTTGTATGATCATGGGAGCTTGGTGCAGGCCATAAAGCAGGTGGATGTGGTGATATCAACGGTCGGTCATGCTCTGTTAGCTGATCAAGATAAGATCATTTCTGCCATTAAAGAAGCTGGAAATGTCAAAGTATGT AGATTTTTACCATCGGAGTTTGGAAATGATGTGGATAGAGTGCATGCTGTTGAGCCAGTAAAGTCGGCATATGCAATTAAGGCTAATATCCGGCGAGCTACGGAGGCTGCTGGAATTCCTTATATATTTGTTTCATCCAACTTTTTTGCTGGATACTTTCTTCCTACTCTCAACCAACCCGGAGCTACTGTTGCTCCAAGAGATAAACTTGTCATCCTTGGCGATGGAACTCCCAAAG CTGTTTATAATAAGGAAGATGATATCGGCACTTACACGATCAAAGCAGTAGATGATCCAAGAACATTGAACAAAATCCTCTACATTAGACCCCAAAACAATATCTATTCGTTCAACGATCTCGCTTCTCTTTGGGAGAAGAAAATTGGCAAAACCCTTGAGAAGGTCTACATTTTAGAGGAGCAACTCCTAAAGGATATCCAAG AAGCGGTACCTCCGAGAAATGTGGTTCTATCAATCTGCCACTCAGTGTTCGTGAAAGGAGATCATACCAACTTCCAGATCGAGCCATCATTTGGAGTAGAGGCTTCAGAACTGTACCCTGATGTCAAATATACCACTGTGGATGAGTACCTTAATCAATTTGTTTGA
- the LOC126680766 gene encoding uncharacterized protein LOC126680766 encodes MGKVKGKHRLDKFYRLAKEHGYRSRASWKLVQLDAKFHFLHSSRAVLDLCAAPGGWMQVAVQRVPVGSLVLGIDLVKIAPVRGAVAIEQDITKPECKARIKKIMGENGVKAFDLVLHDGSPNIGGAWSQEAMTQNSLVIDAVRLATQYLAPKGTFVTKVFRSQDYNSVIYCLNQLFEKVEVDKPAASRSASAEIFVLGLKYKAPAKIDPRLLDVKHLFQGSIEPQRKVIDVLRGQKQKRHRDGYEDGESIIRKVSSAADFVFSNTPLEILGSVTSISFEDPASLPLKDHALTTEEVKALCDDLRVLGKQDFKHLLKWRMHIKKALSPSQKATSTTSTDGEEKTVEDEDDKLLNEMEEMTYAVERKKKQAKKRDAKRRAKDKTRKGKGMQIDALEDGYVDHELFSLSSIKGKKDLVAVNSAENDDDNGELGDSENEGRHDLKEHSSSDLDSDEERMRYDEKMEDFLDQVYERFTAKKEGSAKQRKRARKAYSELLEGDDNAEAVQSDYDSDKDQGDEEVNPLMVPFNDGEVPTEEEITNKWFAQDVFAKAVEDGDLEKSDSEDEMQIDKKEKKHDMPLKVANVAVGPKDAQPKTLKGEEDFEIVPTAATDSSDDSSSDDSDEEDVESKAEVLAYAKKMLRKKQREHMLDDAYNRYMFDDEGLPGWFLEEERRHRQAMKPVTKEEIAAMKAQFKEINARPAKKVAQAKARKKRLASKRLEKVRKKANTISDQADICDRSKSKMIEQLYKKAEPKRPKKEYVVAKKGVAVKGGKGKVVVDRRMKSDARKHGMGKRGGKGSSKKGKNAKGVKGKGPGKGSAKNGKSGNRGKTGGSRA; translated from the exons ATGGGCAAGGTCAAAGGTAAGCACCGTTTAGACAAATTCTACCGTTTAGCCAAAGAACACGGTTACCGATCACGTGCCTCATGGAAGCTAGTCCAACTCGACGCCAAATTCCACTTCCTCCACTCCTCACGCGCCGTCCTCGACCTTTGCGCCGCTCCCGGAGGTTGGATGCAAGTCGCGGTACAGCGCGTGCCTGTTGGCAGCCTAGTACTCGGTATAGATTTAGTTAAAATCGCGCCGGTTCGCGGTGCGGTTGCTATCGAACAGGATATAACGAAACCGGAATGTAAAGCTAGGATTAAGAAAATAATGGGGGAGAATGGAGTTAAGGCGTTTGATTTAGTGTTACACGACGGTTCGCCAAATATCGGTGGGGCTTGGTCTCAGGAAGCTATGACACAAAATTCTCTTGTTATTGATGCTGTTAGATTGGCTACTCAGTACTTGGCTCCTAAAGGAACTTTTGTTactaaa GTTTTTAGGTCTCAGGATTACAATTCGGTTATTTATTGTTTGAATCAG TTGTTTGAAAAGGTTGAAGTGGATAAACCGGCTGCTAGTCGTTCTGCATCTGCAGAAATATTTGTGTTGGGGTTAAAGTACAAGGCTCCTGCGAAGATTGATCCGCGTCTTCTTGATGTGAAACATCTATTTCAAGGTTCCATTGAACCTCAGCGAAAG GTTATTGATGTACTCAGAGGACAAAAGCAAAAGCGACACCGTGATGG GTACGAAGATGGGGAAAGCATTATTCGGAAAGTGTCTTCAGCTGCTGATTTTGTTTTTTCCAACACCCCTCTTGAGATCCTTGGTTCAGTTACGTCTATATCCTTTGAAGATCCAGCATCTTTGCCACTTAAGGATCATGCTTTAACAACAGAAGAg GTTAAAGCTCTATGTGATGATCTTCGTGTCCTTGGAAAGCAAGACTTTAAACATCTATTGAA ATGGAGGATGCACATAAAGAAGGCCTTGTCTCCTTCTCAAAAGGCTACTTCTACCACTTCCACAGATGGTGAAGAAAAGACTGTGGAGGATGAGGATGATAAGCTGCTGAATGAAATGGAGGAAATGACTTACGCTGTGGAGCGTAAGAAGAAGCAGGCAAAAAAGCGTGACGCAAAAAGACGAGCCAAG GACAAGACACGGAAGGGAAAAGGAATGCAAATAGATGCATTGGAAGATGGCTACGTGGATCACGAATTGTTCTCTCTTTCTTCCATCAAG GGGAAGAAAGATTTGGTAGCTGTTAATTCTGCTGAAAATGATGACGATAATGGTGAGTTGGGAGACAGTGAAAATGAGGGTAGACATGATCTTAAAGAGCACTCATCCAGTGATTTAGATTCTGATGAAGAACGAATGAG GTATGATGAAAAAATGGAAGATTTTCTCGATCAGGTTTATGAAAGGTTTACTGCCAAAAAAGAAGGAAGTGCTAAGCAGAGGAAACGTGCAAGGAAGGCATATTCTGAACTTTTGGAG GGGGACGACAATGCTGAAGCTGTGCAATCAGATTATGATTCTGATAAAGACCAAGGTGATGAGGAAGTAAATCCTCTCATGGTACCATTCAATGACGGAGAAGTGCCAACAGAAGAAGAGATCACAAATAAATGGTTTGCTCAGGATGTCTTCGCCAAAGCTGTTGAGGATGGAGATTTGGAGAAGTCCGACAGCGAAGATGAAATGCAGATAGATAAGAAGGAGAAAAAGCATGATATGCCATTAAAGGTAGCAAATGTCGCAGTGGGTCCTAAAGACGCTCAACCTAAAACTTTGAAGGGAGAGGAAGATTTCGAGATAGTCCCTACTGCAGCTACGGATTCTAGCGATGATTCATCCTCAGATGATTCCGACGAAGAAGACGTTGAATCAAAGGCTGAGGTACTGGCTTATGCTAAGAAGATGCTGAGGAAAAAGCAAAGAGAACACATGCTTGATGATGCATACAATAGATATATGTTTGACGATGAGGGTTTGCCGGGCTGGTTTCTGGAAGAAGAGAGGAGGCATCGACAGGCAATGAAACCAGTCACCAAGGAAGAGATCGCTGCAATGAAAGCACAGTTCAAAGAAATAAATGCACGTCCTGCTAAGAAAGTGGCACAAGCCAAGGCTAGAAAGAAGAGACTGGCATCAAAGAGGCTTGAGAAGGTTCGTAAGAAGGCAAACACTATATCAGATCAAGCAGACATATGTGATCGTTCAAAGAGTAAGATGATCGAACAACTTTATAAGAAGGCAGAACCTAAAAGGCCTAAGAAGGAATATGTTGTTGCCAAGAAAGGAGTTGCGGTGAAGGGTGGCAAGGGGAAAGTCGTTGTCGATCGACggatgaaaagtgatgcaaggaAGCATGGTATGGGTAAACGAGGAGGAAAAGGGTCTTCGAAAAAGGGGAAGAATGCAAAAGGTGTAAAAGGTAAAGGACCCGGGAAGGGTTCGGCTAAAAATGGAAAGAGCGGAAATAGAGGGAAAACAGGAGGATCACGTGCGTGA
- the LOC126680767 gene encoding phenylcoumaran benzylic ether reductase POP1-like isoform X2: protein MAVASKILVIGGTGYIGKFIVEASAKAGHPTYVLVRDSTLSSPNPAKSKIINNFKSLGVNFISGDLYDHGSLVQAIKQVDVVISTVGHALLADQDKIISAIKEAGNVKRFLPSEFGNDVDRVHAVEPVKSAYAIKANIRRATEAAGIPYIFVSSNFFAGYFLPTLNQPGATVAPRDKLVILGDGTPKAVYNKEDDIGTYTIKAVDDPRTLNKILYIRPQNNIYSFNDLASLWEKKIGKTLEKVYILEEQLLKDIQEAVPPRNVVLSICHSVFVKGDHTNFQIEPSFGVEASELYPDVKYTTVDEYLNQFV from the exons ATGGCCGTAGCAAGCAAGATTCTGGTGATCGGCGGTACTGGATATATCGGCAAGTTCATCGTCGAAGCCAGCGCAAAAGCCGGCCACCCTACGTATGTTCTCGTGAGAGACTCCACTCTCTCTAGCCCCAACCCTGCCAAATccaaaattatcaataatttcaaGAGCCTTGGCGTTAATTTTATAAGT GGAGATTTGTATGATCATGGGAGCTTGGTGCAGGCCATAAAGCAGGTGGATGTGGTGATATCAACGGTCGGTCATGCTCTGTTAGCTGATCAAGATAAGATCATTTCTGCCATTAAAGAAGCTGGAAATGTCAAA AGATTTTTACCATCGGAGTTTGGAAATGATGTGGATAGAGTGCATGCTGTTGAGCCAGTAAAGTCGGCATATGCAATTAAGGCTAATATCCGGCGAGCTACGGAGGCTGCTGGAATTCCTTATATATTTGTTTCATCCAACTTTTTTGCTGGATACTTTCTTCCTACTCTCAACCAACCCGGAGCTACTGTTGCTCCAAGAGATAAACTTGTCATCCTTGGCGATGGAACTCCCAAAG CTGTTTATAATAAGGAAGATGATATCGGCACTTACACGATCAAAGCAGTAGATGATCCAAGAACATTGAACAAAATCCTCTACATTAGACCCCAAAACAATATCTATTCGTTCAACGATCTCGCTTCTCTTTGGGAGAAGAAAATTGGCAAAACCCTTGAGAAGGTCTACATTTTAGAGGAGCAACTCCTAAAGGATATCCAAG AAGCGGTACCTCCGAGAAATGTGGTTCTATCAATCTGCCACTCAGTGTTCGTGAAAGGAGATCATACCAACTTCCAGATCGAGCCATCATTTGGAGTAGAGGCTTCAGAACTGTACCCTGATGTCAAATATACCACTGTGGATGAGTACCTTAATCAATTTGTTTGA